In Lewinellaceae bacterium, a single window of DNA contains:
- a CDS encoding AAA family ATPase has translation MQKYPIGIQDFRELRTGGYVYIDKTREVFGLIETGKYYFLSRPRRFGKSLLISTLKYLFQGERELFEGLWIEDKWDFQPYPVLY, from the coding sequence ATGCAAAAATACCCCATCGGCATACAGGATTTTCGCGAGCTGCGCACGGGCGGGTACGTCTACATTGACAAGACCCGGGAGGTTTTCGGCCTCATCGAAACGGGCAAGTATTACTTCCTGTCCCGCCCCCGGCGCTTCGGCAAGTCGCTGCTGATCTCTACGCTGAAGTATCTGTTTCAGGGGGAGCGGGAGTTGTTTGAAGGCTTGTGGATTGAAGATAAATGGGATTTTCAGCCGTATCCGGTGCTGTATTAA
- a CDS encoding DUF4157 domain-containing protein, producing the protein MSTARSSKSPKSTGASSKNANFSTGFSCPPPAYGITGLNQASSGGSHAIQPSHGLPDTQKRKVTARQSDGKQTEGATPAFHIRPAGDAYEQQADRIAWKITDQLQSGDNINRISEPIKPLRERSGKTEGQAVSPELASNITSAQGKGQPLPAAIRKPAEKALGRTLGDVRLHTGALAGALNRKVGAAAFAVQKDIFMKNPLDLAQPDSQALALHEVMHTQQNRSQTPSIPIQREDGKPPGFFSRVAGMLRTQLDHARELHQAYRSSAAPSGPIPQGVRAEVDEAVRQYPPNEQALFTRGLATTNRRLALNAPGAQLSREHADQYVNDTHSVQQGEMSSTQAFARSADTWSKEGNLPAAGLNAAGAAGAALVEGITSAHKKPEEPISGAPV; encoded by the coding sequence ATGTCCACTGCCCGTTCCTCCAAATCCCCTAAGAGCACCGGTGCTTCTTCGAAAAACGCCAACTTCTCCACTGGTTTTTCCTGCCCGCCGCCCGCCTACGGCATCACCGGCCTGAACCAGGCCTCTTCCGGCGGCTCCCACGCCATCCAGCCCTCCCACGGCCTGCCCGACACTCAGAAACGAAAAGTCACCGCCAGACAGTCCGACGGCAAGCAAACAGAAGGAGCCACCCCGGCCTTCCACATCCGCCCCGCCGGCGACGCCTACGAGCAGCAGGCGGACCGGATCGCCTGGAAAATCACCGATCAATTGCAATCAGGAGACAACATCAACCGAATTTCAGAACCGATAAAACCCTTGCGGGAACGTAGTGGAAAAACAGAAGGCCAGGCGGTTTCACCGGAGCTAGCGTCCAATATAACCTCTGCCCAGGGAAAAGGCCAGCCTCTGCCGGCGGCGATTCGAAAGCCCGCCGAAAAGGCACTGGGGCGCACCTTGGGGGATGTCCGTTTGCATACCGGAGCACTGGCGGGCGCACTCAACAGGAAAGTAGGGGCTGCGGCTTTCGCGGTGCAAAAAGATATTTTTATGAAGAATCCTTTGGACCTTGCACAACCGGATTCGCAGGCATTGGCACTTCATGAGGTGATGCATACACAGCAGAATCGATCTCAAACACCTTCTATACCTATACAACGGGAGGACGGCAAACCCCCCGGCTTTTTCAGTAGAGTGGCAGGGATGCTTCGAACACAGCTAGATCATGCACGGGAACTCCATCAGGCTTATCGATCCTCCGCAGCTCCAAGCGGCCCTATACCTCAGGGGGTTCGGGCCGAAGTGGATGAAGCGGTCCGGCAATATCCTCCAAACGAACAAGCTCTTTTTACCAGAGGTCTTGCTACGACAAATAGAAGGCTTGCATTAAACGCTCCTGGGGCTCAATTGTCAAGGGAGCATGCAGATCAATACGTTAATGATACTCATTCAGTTCAGCAGGGTGAAATGAGTAGTACGCAGGCTTTTGCGCGTTCAGCCGACACGTGGTCTAAAGAGGGAAATCTACCAGCTGCGGGTTTGAATGCTGCTGGGGCAGCTGGCGCTGCGTTAGTGGAAGGAATAACTAGCGCTCATAAAAAGCCTGAGGAGCCAATATCTGGCGCTCCAGTATAG
- a CDS encoding AAA family ATPase — MQKCPIGLQDFRELRTGGYVYIDKTREVFGLVETGKYYFLSRPRRFGKSLLISTLKYLFQGERKAYDVL, encoded by the coding sequence ATGCAAAAATGCCCCATCGGCTTACAGGATTTTCGCGAGCTGCGCACGGGCGGGTATGTCTACATTGACAAGACCCGGGAGGTCTTCGGCCTCGTCGAAACGGGGAAGTATTATTTCCTGTCGCGCCCCCGGCGCTTCGGCAAGTCGCTGCTGATCTCCACGCTGAAGTACCTGTTTCAGGGGGAGCGGAAGGCGTACGATGTACTGTAG
- a CDS encoding DUF4157 domain-containing protein, which yields MPATRPSRSTKSTPVSPKRASASTGSFRQPPSYGIGRVDQASSGGSLAIQPSHGLPAAQKRKVTSGQSGGKKEEAPIPAFHIRPAGDAYEQQADRIAEKITGQLQSGGKINRISEPVKPLRENGEKTEGQAVSPELASNIVSARGKGRPLPAAIRKPAEKALGRPLGDVRLHTGAQASSLNREVGSAAFAVQKDIFVRDGLDLSKPESQAMALHEAVHTQQQSMERNSINTPVQAMHNPWRLKSPPSNFILPADRGTGNQISAQSTHYQLIPPPPATQHQPMPPPSATHYQPMPPPPA from the coding sequence ATGCCCGCTACCCGCCCCTCCAGATCCACCAAAAGCACCCCCGTTTCTCCCAAAAGAGCAAGCGCCTCCACTGGCTCCTTCCGGCAGCCGCCGTCCTATGGGATCGGCCGCGTGGACCAGGCCTCTTCCGGCGGCTCCCTCGCCATCCAGCCCTCCCACGGACTGCCCGCTGCTCAGAAACGGAAAGTCACTTCCGGCCAGTCCGGCGGCAAGAAAGAAGAAGCGCCCATCCCGGCTTTCCACATCCGCCCCGCCGGCGACGCCTACGAGCAGCAGGCGGACCGCATCGCGGAGAAGATCACCGGCCAACTGCAATCAGGGGGCAAAATCAACCGGATTTCAGAACCGGTGAAACCCTTGCGTGAAAATGGTGAGAAAACTGAAGGCCAAGCCGTTTCGCCGGAGTTAGCATCCAATATTGTCTCCGCCAGGGGGAAAGGCCGGCCCTTGCCGGCGGCGATCCGAAAGCCTGCCGAAAAGGCACTGGGGCGTCCACTGGGTGATGTGCGCCTGCATACGGGGGCTCAGGCCAGCTCGCTGAACCGGGAGGTGGGGTCGGCGGCATTTGCGGTGCAGAAGGATATTTTTGTCAGGGATGGCCTGGATCTTTCGAAGCCGGAATCGCAGGCTATGGCACTGCATGAGGCCGTGCATACGCAGCAACAAAGTATGGAAAGAAATTCAATAAATACTCCGGTTCAGGCCATGCATAATCCCTGGCGCTTAAAGTCGCCTCCTTCAAACTTTATATTACCTGCCGATAGGGGCACAGGTAATCAGATTTCGGCACAATCGACTCATTATCAATTAATTCCGCCACCTCCGGCTACTCAACATCAACCAATGCCGCCGCCGTCGGCTACTCATTATCAACCGATGCCGCCACCGCCGGCTTGA
- a CDS encoding baseplate J/gp47 family protein — MKPRPISDPLYSRDGASQADRRPAALNPAHFQLDERSIEDLLAFAQEFSRRLTYYNAENEAQGDWSAFLEGDPAEMAAFLEDPTAFDHFPEKKERYSRPHLVLFLTFLKLLQGVKTEINQLTRRQMDFYYQDALGFVKKTAVPDRVHVLAQLRRGQEELLIPKGTLLDAGKDRQGNPLRYCTEEDLIANRTQVARLMSLHVDKEVIDIPMLRFLGKKEHLSDRGFMSILRLVYRKPGSTDSLREFPIDLLSQLPFDEESIISDLDYFRHVITEGLKVPMGIFQRIIMEYHKWHEESHWKATTGTEKGINDYLFQFYEKRKRKEGEPVVPEPFKDDIRDFDENFKTALNFTIKGDKNDGTNVFEGLAAVDDLYDLYDRYFHKEEQPDEDVLQFITDHFDGESAFGIFMKLRTDGLAALRRIHHLLWEVAVRNPDISDPNYLVYLDYEKGKTLANAFKAILKLDRDRNDQNLLWAEPWFQAIESYFGMHVEDYYFIRDLYNYPRNPKDVPEWKWRRADQLLEQAYASYYNSLSGSEKKAMPPKPRLERWCNLYQAPDATQLMATSPERNDSHPRWKTFGARPDGNTDPKILHPSEIGWAIYSPALILTEGKRTITLKLTFTMESFEAQRPVFQKYLKTWPDELDPRGPYPFRLDISTKKNWITISDWDAFFIPEDSPEFHLTITVSEDFDPLAPVEDDAYQSNWPGLRLVLPKRDLTFMDSRGKKHLKSVYDLFKGQQLTKAKLDIKVIGLKNLKIQTKDGIVKPQKAFPPFGIFPEIGDRLYLTHPEIARQKLDTVDFELEWKKLPAGGFATHYAAYQSLIDAKTEIKNPYSIDPKTITSDTRLLGNDIPGITINSQSFKASLSLVQVNTQLTTRRPLPLFKDDSTTINIMEWGGFDTHPTYKAPYLALPNAVLGREVTDSDRYLVWELGTHDFLHSLNNLLLNRQRQELSRQARATSSAALAGNKEAEIEAASKNIENLSISLPEPFTPVIKRISVNYSTAVEIDWRKRHVEQEHQAAHIEPFGEVPLPASGRPIRFLPEFEAEGSLYIGLEGLQAPQEISFLFQMAAGSANPELLPAPVRWAYLSQDQWIAFQPGQILQDSSQGLLTSGLIRLFIPETASTNNLRMPGHLHWIRLQVDNDSGSLSDCIQIHTQGLSAIWQDTGRPSDHLNQPLPPDNIKKPVEPLRGLAGLVQPYTSFQGEAAESETEWYPRVSEQLRHRTRALTLWDYEHLALEHFPDIYKAKALSADLFEQEDPPGTVRVVVLPDIQQRPAFDPFEPRVPVVRLQQIQAFLQQQAPPFARVRVQNARFLHLKMRLAVRFIDMQNFWYYAKQLDHALQKYLTPWASDHSVDIVFGGKIYPSVIVDFIENRPYVDFIEQPEFRLLAKDANGVFRVLEEQPLDAEGLLTITAPDTIIVSAYNHFIEYLPTLDELPGRIRRGIGFNRIEYDFQLKLITQGIGCMVIENDFQIAPAGPEKGIGFGRIGYDFQLAPAGSGKGVGFSRIGFDFRIKLN; from the coding sequence ATGAAGCCCCGGCCGATATCAGACCCTCTTTATTCTCGTGATGGCGCCAGTCAGGCAGATCGCCGTCCGGCCGCACTCAATCCGGCCCATTTCCAACTGGACGAACGCAGCATTGAGGACCTTTTGGCCTTTGCCCAGGAATTCAGCCGGCGCCTGACTTATTACAATGCGGAAAACGAGGCCCAGGGCGACTGGTCCGCTTTTCTCGAGGGCGATCCGGCTGAGATGGCAGCCTTTTTAGAAGACCCAACTGCCTTCGATCATTTCCCAGAAAAAAAAGAACGTTACAGCCGGCCGCATCTGGTTTTGTTCCTGACCTTCCTGAAATTACTGCAAGGTGTAAAAACAGAGATCAACCAACTCACCCGCCGGCAAATGGATTTTTACTATCAGGATGCCCTGGGCTTTGTAAAAAAAACGGCCGTCCCCGACCGGGTGCACGTGTTAGCCCAGCTTCGCCGCGGGCAAGAAGAGTTGCTGATCCCCAAAGGCACCCTGCTCGATGCCGGTAAGGACAGGCAAGGCAATCCGCTGCGCTACTGCACCGAAGAAGACCTGATCGCCAACCGGACTCAGGTAGCACGACTCATGAGCCTGCACGTAGATAAGGAAGTGATCGACATTCCGATGCTGCGGTTTTTAGGGAAAAAAGAGCACTTGTCAGATAGAGGTTTTATGTCCATTTTACGGCTCGTTTACCGAAAACCGGGATCGACTGATTCTCTTCGGGAATTTCCTATTGATCTTTTGTCCCAATTGCCTTTTGATGAAGAAAGTATAATAAGCGATCTTGACTATTTTCGGCATGTTATCACCGAAGGCCTAAAGGTCCCAATGGGCATTTTTCAGCGGATCATTATGGAATACCACAAATGGCACGAGGAAAGCCATTGGAAGGCGACTACTGGAACAGAAAAGGGGATTAACGATTACCTATTTCAATTTTATGAAAAAAGAAAACGAAAAGAAGGTGAACCAGTTGTACCGGAACCCTTTAAAGACGACATCCGTGATTTTGATGAGAATTTTAAAACGGCTCTCAACTTCACGATCAAGGGTGACAAAAACGATGGGACTAATGTATTCGAGGGCCTTGCTGCGGTTGATGATCTATACGATCTATATGATCGGTACTTCCACAAAGAAGAACAGCCGGATGAGGACGTCCTCCAATTCATTACAGATCATTTTGACGGCGAGTCCGCTTTCGGCATTTTCATGAAGTTGAGAACTGACGGGCTGGCAGCTTTGAGGCGAATCCATCATCTACTCTGGGAAGTGGCCGTACGCAATCCGGATATCTCCGATCCAAATTACTTGGTTTATCTGGATTACGAAAAAGGTAAAACGCTGGCCAATGCTTTCAAGGCCATACTCAAACTCGACCGGGATAGAAATGACCAAAACCTGCTTTGGGCCGAACCCTGGTTCCAGGCCATAGAATCCTATTTTGGAATGCACGTTGAGGATTACTACTTCATCCGGGATCTCTACAACTATCCGCGTAACCCAAAGGATGTTCCGGAATGGAAATGGAGACGGGCCGACCAACTACTCGAACAAGCCTATGCCAGCTACTACAACTCTTTATCCGGAAGCGAGAAAAAAGCAATGCCCCCTAAACCCCGGCTCGAACGCTGGTGCAATCTCTACCAGGCTCCTGATGCCACTCAGTTGATGGCCACCTCCCCCGAACGGAATGATTCACACCCCCGCTGGAAAACCTTTGGCGCCCGGCCCGACGGAAACACAGATCCCAAAATTCTCCATCCGTCAGAAATTGGCTGGGCGATCTATAGTCCTGCCCTAATCTTAACTGAGGGCAAACGCACAATAACCCTCAAGCTGACGTTCACCATGGAATCATTCGAAGCACAACGCCCTGTGTTTCAAAAATATTTGAAGACCTGGCCTGATGAGCTCGACCCGAGAGGCCCTTATCCTTTTCGACTGGATATCAGTACAAAGAAAAACTGGATCACTATATCAGACTGGGATGCTTTTTTTATACCTGAGGATAGCCCGGAGTTTCATCTGACCATTACAGTCTCTGAGGATTTCGACCCGTTGGCCCCTGTAGAGGATGATGCCTACCAGTCAAATTGGCCGGGACTTCGTTTGGTGCTACCGAAACGAGATTTGACCTTTATGGACTCCCGGGGAAAGAAGCATCTTAAATCCGTATACGATCTCTTTAAAGGGCAGCAACTGACAAAGGCGAAACTTGACATCAAAGTTATCGGCTTGAAAAACCTGAAGATTCAAACCAAAGATGGGATAGTCAAACCCCAAAAGGCATTTCCGCCCTTTGGCATTTTTCCGGAGATCGGGGACCGCCTATACCTTACTCATCCCGAAATTGCCCGGCAGAAACTGGATACTGTTGACTTTGAATTGGAATGGAAAAAGCTGCCGGCAGGTGGGTTTGCCACTCATTACGCTGCCTATCAATCCCTCATTGATGCAAAGACAGAAATAAAAAACCCCTACTCAATTGATCCCAAGACCATTACATCGGATACCAGGCTTTTGGGAAATGATATTCCTGGCATTACTATTAATTCACAAAGTTTTAAGGCCTCGCTATCCCTTGTGCAAGTTAATACCCAATTAACAACACGGAGGCCTCTACCCCTTTTTAAAGACGATTCGACCACCATTAACATCATGGAATGGGGAGGATTTGATACCCATCCGACTTACAAGGCTCCTTACCTTGCCCTGCCCAATGCCGTGCTGGGCCGCGAAGTGACCGATAGTGATCGATACCTGGTATGGGAATTAGGTACTCATGATTTCCTACACAGCCTGAATAATCTTCTGCTTAACCGTCAGCGTCAGGAGCTCAGTCGGCAGGCCCGTGCAACAAGCAGCGCAGCACTGGCTGGTAATAAAGAGGCAGAAATCGAAGCAGCGAGTAAAAATATTGAAAATCTAAGTATTTCGCTTCCCGAACCCTTCACTCCCGTTATCAAAAGGATCTCCGTCAATTATTCCACTGCGGTGGAAATAGACTGGCGAAAGCGACATGTAGAACAAGAACACCAGGCTGCCCACATCGAACCATTTGGCGAAGTTCCACTCCCGGCTTCTGGCCGCCCCATTCGTTTTCTACCCGAATTTGAAGCAGAGGGCAGCTTGTATATCGGCCTGGAAGGGTTGCAGGCACCTCAGGAGATCTCCTTTCTATTTCAAATGGCGGCAGGCAGCGCCAATCCTGAACTGCTGCCTGCCCCTGTACGCTGGGCCTATCTCAGCCAAGACCAATGGATAGCATTTCAACCAGGACAAATCCTACAGGATAGCAGTCAAGGCCTTTTGACCAGTGGCCTGATTCGCTTGTTTATCCCTGAAACGGCTAGTACAAATAATCTTCGAATGCCCGGCCATCTACATTGGATCCGTTTGCAAGTGGATAATGATTCCGGTAGTCTTAGCGATTGCATCCAGATCCATACTCAAGGACTGTCTGCTATCTGGCAGGATACCGGCCGGCCCAGTGATCATCTTAACCAGCCCTTGCCACCCGATAACATCAAAAAGCCGGTTGAACCCCTTCGCGGCCTGGCCGGCCTGGTGCAGCCATACACTTCTTTTCAAGGTGAAGCCGCTGAATCTGAAACGGAATGGTATCCCCGGGTCAGCGAGCAGCTGCGACATCGGACTCGGGCACTGACCCTTTGGGATTATGAACATTTGGCACTCGAACATTTTCCGGATATCTATAAGGCTAAAGCCCTTTCTGCCGATCTGTTCGAACAAGAAGATCCACCCGGCACCGTGCGTGTGGTTGTGCTTCCGGATATCCAACAACGCCCGGCTTTCGATCCATTTGAACCCCGTGTGCCGGTAGTACGCCTCCAGCAGATCCAGGCATTTCTGCAGCAGCAGGCACCGCCCTTTGCTCGTGTGCGCGTGCAAAATGCCCGTTTTCTACACCTGAAGATGCGCCTGGCTGTGCGTTTTATTGATATGCAAAATTTTTGGTATTACGCCAAACAGCTGGACCATGCATTACAAAAATACCTTACACCCTGGGCCTCTGATCACTCCGTGGACATTGTTTTTGGCGGGAAAATATATCCCAGCGTCATAGTCGATTTTATCGAGAACCGGCCCTATGTAGATTTTATCGAACAGCCGGAGTTTCGTCTGCTGGCAAAAGATGCAAATGGGGTTTTCCGGGTATTGGAAGAACAACCCCTGGATGCTGAAGGCCTTTTGACGATTACGGCGCCGGATACCATTATTGTGTCAGCCTACAACCATTTTATCGAGTACCTACCGACATTAGATGAATTGCCCGGCAGAATTCGCCGGGGGATTGGATTCAACCGGATTGAATATGATTTCCAGCTAAAATTAATCACGCAGGGAATTGGTTGTATGGTGATTGAAAATGATTTTCAAATTGCTCCGGCAGGTCCTGAAAAGGGTATTGGATTTGGCAGAATTGGATATGATTTTCAGCTTGCCCCGGCAGGATCTGGAAAGGGTGTTGGGTTCAGTAGGATAGGATTTGATTTTCGAATAAAATTAAACTAA
- a CDS encoding ATP-binding protein, producing the protein MSEPIQHNAQDLEQELAWLTRVIDTRFKLYFGQESEVEDVFDLPPPDLEGSKSYYGHIVNHYQMAFAERLCLILALAPHIRPRLLDVFYTKNKTFDRKFTEFGGIREGSEGDFFPTGETLVFLLAGHGLEIRFALQPILGRDHFFTRHNILNLETSEAGHSPLKAPLRLTEEYLSYFTTGEAHRPHFSLHFPARYIETQLEWKELVLHPGTLAMVKEIESWINHGDTLLHDWQMAGKIRPGYRALFYGPPGTGKTMTACLLGKSTGHEVYRVDLSTVISKYIGETEKNLARVFDMAENKQWILFFDEADALFGKRSETKDAHDRYANQEVSYLLQRIESFNGIAILASNMKENVDKAFTRRFESIIYFPMPGPRERRQLWEQGFSAKARLAEDIALDQLAQKFELSGGMIMNVIRFASLQALERGDNMIYLNDLLQGIKRELAKEGRMG; encoded by the coding sequence ATGTCCGAACCCATCCAACACAATGCCCAAGACCTCGAGCAGGAGCTCGCCTGGCTCACCCGCGTGATCGACACCCGCTTCAAGCTGTATTTCGGCCAGGAATCGGAAGTGGAAGATGTTTTTGATCTCCCGCCTCCGGATCTGGAAGGATCCAAATCCTACTACGGGCACATCGTCAACCACTATCAGATGGCCTTCGCCGAGCGCCTCTGCCTTATCCTGGCGCTGGCCCCTCACATCCGCCCCCGCCTGCTCGACGTGTTTTACACCAAGAACAAGACCTTCGACCGCAAATTCACCGAATTCGGAGGCATCCGCGAAGGCAGCGAGGGCGACTTTTTCCCCACCGGCGAGACCCTGGTCTTCCTGCTGGCCGGCCACGGCCTGGAGATTCGCTTTGCGCTGCAGCCCATCCTGGGGCGGGACCACTTTTTCACCAGGCATAATATCCTCAATCTGGAAACTAGTGAGGCCGGCCATTCGCCCCTGAAGGCGCCCCTGCGGCTCACCGAGGAATACCTGAGCTATTTCACCACCGGCGAAGCCCACCGCCCTCACTTCAGCCTGCACTTCCCGGCCCGTTATATCGAAACCCAACTGGAGTGGAAAGAACTGGTGCTGCACCCCGGCACCCTGGCCATGGTCAAAGAGATCGAAAGCTGGATCAACCACGGCGACACCCTGCTGCACGACTGGCAGATGGCCGGCAAGATCCGCCCCGGCTACCGGGCGCTGTTCTACGGCCCGCCCGGCACGGGAAAGACCATGACGGCCTGCCTGCTGGGCAAGTCCACCGGCCACGAAGTGTACCGGGTGGACCTCTCCACCGTCATCTCCAAGTACATCGGCGAAACGGAGAAGAACCTGGCCCGGGTGTTCGACATGGCGGAGAACAAACAATGGATCCTCTTCTTCGACGAGGCCGACGCCCTCTTCGGCAAGCGCAGCGAAACCAAGGACGCCCACGACCGCTATGCCAACCAGGAAGTATCGTACCTCCTGCAGCGTATCGAGAGCTTCAACGGCATCGCCATCCTGGCCTCCAACATGAAAGAGAACGTAGACAAGGCCTTCACCCGCCGCTTCGAATCGATCATCTATTTCCCCATGCCGGGCCCCCGCGAACGCCGCCAGCTCTGGGAACAGGGTTTTTCGGCCAAAGCCCGGCTTGCCGAAGATATCGCCCTGGACCAGCTCGCCCAAAAATTCGAACTCTCGGGCGGGATGATCATGAATGTGATCCGCTTCGCCTCCCTGCAAGCCCTGGAACGGGGTGACAATATGATCTACCTGAACGACCTGCTTCAGGGTATCAAGCGGGAGCTGGCCAAGGAGGGGAGGATGGGATAG
- a CDS encoding tail fiber domain-containing protein has translation MAEKRTRLELRHLFAAGNIPSAEDFADIFASSLNQVDDGVNSSNGNLAIGGEVHATKFVGDGSGLTNISAQIPDSLTLRGLTVNGQVQAATFRGDGSGLTNISAQIPDSLTLRGLTVNGQVQAATFRGDGSGLTNISAQIPDSLTLRGLTVNGQVQAATFRGDGSGLTNISAQIPDSLTLRGLTVNGQVQAATFRGDGSGLTNISAQIPDSLTLRSLTVNGQVQAATFRGDGSGLTNISAQIPDSLTLSGLTVNGQVQATTYRGDGRYLENIPAPTGSLTLASLVVNGRVEFHEKVYFRGISSIDSGYRKLVLKNQEVGVDNSSRRYKHNIIFLEDNFRKIMQLQPRKYSRQLNAEPKEIGYIAEEVHNLGLTNLVYYDRENRPEGLDYDKICLYLLEILREHEMILRPDSTYLDRYVEKDVIQNNGHR, from the coding sequence ATGGCTGAAAAAAGAACTCGATTGGAGCTGAGACATTTATTTGCCGCCGGTAATATTCCTTCGGCCGAGGATTTTGCAGACATCTTCGCTTCCAGTCTCAATCAAGTAGACGATGGCGTCAATAGTAGTAATGGAAATCTTGCCATAGGTGGAGAAGTACATGCTACTAAATTTGTTGGCGATGGATCAGGCCTGACAAATATTTCTGCTCAGATCCCTGATTCCCTTACCCTGAGGGGCCTCACCGTGAACGGACAAGTCCAAGCAGCAACTTTCCGCGGCGATGGATCAGGCCTGACAAATATTTCTGCTCAGATCCCTGATTCCCTTACCCTGAGGGGCCTCACCGTGAACGGACAAGTCCAAGCAGCAACTTTCCGCGGCGATGGATCAGGCCTGACAAATATTTCTGCTCAGATCCCTGATTCCCTTACCCTGAGGGGCCTCACCGTGAACGGACAAGTCCAAGCAGCAACTTTCCGCGGCGATGGATCAGGCCTGACAAATATTTCTGCTCAGATCCCTGATTCCCTTACCCTGAGGGGCCTCACCGTGAACGGACAAGTCCAAGCAGCAACTTTCCGCGGCGATGGATCAGGCCTGACAAATATTTCTGCTCAGATCCCTGATTCCCTTACCCTGAGGAGCCTCACCGTGAACGGACAAGTCCAAGCAGCAACTTTCCGTGGCGATGGATCAGGCCTGACAAATATTTCTGCTCAGATCCCTGATTCCCTTACCCTGAGTGGCCTCACCGTGAATGGACAAGTCCAAGCCACTACTTACCGTGGTGATGGCAGGTACCTGGAAAATATACCTGCGCCAACCGGTAGTTTGACCCTTGCCAGCCTTGTTGTAAATGGGAGAGTTGAGTTTCATGAAAAGGTGTATTTTAGAGGTATCTCGAGTATAGATTCGGGTTACAGAAAATTGGTATTAAAAAATCAAGAGGTTGGCGTTGATAATTCCAGTCGCAGATACAAACACAATATCATTTTCCTGGAAGATAATTTTAGAAAAATCATGCAATTACAGCCTCGTAAGTATAGTCGCCAATTGAATGCAGAACCTAAGGAGATTGGATACATAGCAGAAGAAGTTCATAATTTGGGTTTAACAAATTTGGTTTACTATGATCGAGAAAATCGACCTGAAGGTTTGGATTATGACAAAATATGTCTATACCTGCTGGAAATCCTCCGGGAGCACGAAATGATCCTCAGGCCGGATTCAACCTATTTGGATCGGTACGTAGAAAAGGATGTAATCCAAAATAATGGACATCGATGA
- a CDS encoding protein kinase — MPGDGVSRRAAAEKGRAAQYRPAEQKRIISELAGALDHLHQQGLVHQSLNPANIFLLPDGTVKILDIGIPLPAEDRSKTRAPGGAFQYAAPEQLAGRAYPKSNIWSFGAIIYEWLTGVHPYPCGSREEMAKKMLVFQADIPHYLNRPIPPSTSMALLRCLRVKPEDRLANFSEVLACLNRDPKETLASAFSRPREYFIRQLLWYILFRKADSINRESVEALAPASRRTAKDIGYRLFQEVIRRTGA, encoded by the coding sequence CTGCCTGGTGATGGAGTATCCCGACGGGCAGCCGCTGAAAAAGGCCGGGCCGCTCAGTACAGGCCGGCGGAACAGAAAAGGATCATCAGCGAGCTGGCAGGCGCTTTGGATCACCTTCATCAGCAGGGCCTCGTACATCAAAGCCTGAACCCGGCCAATATTTTTTTGCTCCCGGATGGCACGGTTAAAATACTGGACATTGGCATTCCCCTACCCGCTGAGGACAGATCCAAGACCAGGGCGCCCGGGGGGGCTTTTCAATATGCCGCGCCGGAGCAACTGGCGGGAAGGGCCTATCCTAAAAGCAACATCTGGTCGTTCGGCGCCATTATCTACGAATGGCTGACGGGAGTTCATCCCTATCCCTGCGGCAGCCGCGAAGAAATGGCAAAAAAGATGCTGGTGTTCCAGGCGGATATTCCGCATTATCTGAACAGGCCGATCCCTCCATCAACCTCCATGGCCCTGCTTCGTTGCCTGAGGGTTAAGCCCGAAGATCGACTGGCCAATTTCAGCGAGGTGTTGGCCTGCCTCAACCGGGACCCCAAAGAAACGCTGGCCTCGGCCTTTAGCCGGCCCCGAGAGTACTTCATTCGCCAACTTCTTTGGTATATTCTTTTCCGGAAGGCGGATAGCATAAACCGGGAGTCGGTGGAAGCCCTGGCCCCGGCCTCTCGCCGCACCGCAAAGGACATCGGCTACCGCCTGTTCCAGGAGGTGATCCGCAGAACCGGGGCCTAG
- a CDS encoding transposase, which translates to MFITAVRLPKEWLFLASPVYCAKVVEYYKERWQIETLFKALKTQGFNLEDTHLVE; encoded by the coding sequence GTGTTCATTACTGCTGTGCGTTTGCCAAAGGAGTGGTTATTCCTTGCCAGCCCCGTTTACTGTGCTAAGGTCGTCGAATATTACAAAGAACGTTGGCAAATTGAAACCCTATTCAAAGCCTTGAAAACCCAGGGCTTCAATTTGGAGGATACTCATCTGGTTGAATAG